In the genome of Cryptomeria japonica chromosome 8, Sugi_1.0, whole genome shotgun sequence, one region contains:
- the LOC131062432 gene encoding uncharacterized protein LOC131062432, with product MRIFDILRVFVRARDSPSANRSPSKWHGGWLFGSIITMWGAYKSNLLRIEGDVEKAVEIVEDVAEAVENVASFTEEISKDVEQNFPEDGAVNKAAHVVEHLSEEAIKDAQNTRKFIEQMTSTEKIVETSIQTALEALKRFIDPNSTHDKGNGDNAGKDNSQKEKTNSKL from the exons ATGAGAATTTTTGATATATTAAGAGTATTTGTGCGAGCAAGGGATTCTCCTTCTGCCAATCGCTCACCCTCCAAATG GCATGGAGGATGGCTCTTTGGTTCCATAATAACTATGTGGGGAGCATATAAATCAAATTTATTGAGAATTGAAG GGGATGTGGAGAAAGCAGTAGAAATAGTTGAAGATGTAGCAGAGGCAGTGGAGAATGTAGCCAGTTTCACAGAGGAGATTTCTAAAGATGTAGAGCAGAATTTTCCTGAGGATGGGGCTGTTAATAAAGCTGCACATGTTGTTGAGCATTTGTCAGAAGAAGCCATTAAAGATGCTCAAAATACCAGAAAATTCATTGAACAG ATGACATCCACTGAGAAGATTGTGGAGACAAGCATTCAAACTGCATTGGAAGCATTAAAGAGATTTATTGATCCTAACTCAACCCATGATAAAGGGAATGGAGACAATGCTGGGAAAGACAATTCacaaaaagagaaaacaaattctaaattgtaa